A stretch of DNA from Myxococcales bacterium:
TCGCCGACCCGCGTGTGCAAGTGAAGGTTGCGGCGGGCGATGCGCGCCACCTCGATCGCATCACCGCCGGCAGTGTGAACCTTGCGATTGCATCACCACCCTATCCCGGTGTGTACGACTACTACGCGCACCACGCCGTGCGCTTGCGCTGGCTGGGCCTGGAGGAAGAGCGCTTTCAGCTCAAGGAGATCGGCTCGCGCCGCGGTGCGAAAGGCAAGACGTTCGATGCTGCACTCAGCATGTGGCAACGAGACTTCGGTGCTTGCCTGAAGGAGATGGCGCGGCTCTTGGCCCCCCAGGGCGCCGCTGCCTACATCATTGCCGACAGCGCCTTGTCCGGTCGCGCGTTCCGCGCGGACGAGGTGACGACCGCCCTGGCCGAGAGCGCGGGACTGGTGGTCTGGGCACAAGCATCACAAGAGCGGCCGAACTTTCACTTGCCGAGCCAAGCCGCGTTCCGCGGGCGACCGCGGCGCGAGCACGCATTGTTGTTGCGACACGCTCCGCGAACGCGCTGATCGACAGCGCGCTCGCGCATCAAGCACGGCGGCGACGGCGCGACAGGAACGCACCGAGCGCCGTGAGCGCGAGCCAGCTGCTGGCTGGTGTCTCCGACCGAGGCACGCTGCAGCCGCAGCCTCCATCGTCGCCGACGTCCAAGCTCTCGCTGCCCGCGTCCGCCGCGCCGACCCCGCCGTCTTTGCCGCCGGTCGAGCTGCCGCCGGTCGAGCTGCCGCCGGTCGAGCTGCCGCCGGTCGAGCTGCCGCCGATCCCAGAGCCCGCAGCGCCACCGGTTCCGGAACCGGCAGCGCCACCGCTGCTCGAACCGCCCGCACCCGCCGCGCCACCGGTCGCCGAGCCACCCGAACCCGAGGCACCACCGCTGCCACCGGTTGCTCCACCCGTGCCGCCCGTTGCTCCGCCAGTGCCGCCCGTTGCGCCACCCGTGCCGCCCGTTGCGCCGCCCGTGCCGCCCGTTGCGCCGCCCGTGCCGCCCGTTGCTCCGCCCGTGCCACCCGTTGCGCCACCCGTGCCACCCGTTGCTCCGCCGGTGCCACCCGTTGCTCCGCCAGTGCCACCCGTTGCTCCGCCCGTGCCGCCGGTTCCGCCCGTTGCGCCACCCGTGCCACCGCTGCCACCGCTACCCGCGTCCGGGCCGCAACCGCTGATCGGAGTGTGCGCGCAGCCCGTGGCCGCAGCGCAGGTGTCGGTCGTGCACGGGTTGTTGTCGTCGCAGCTGATGGGTTTGTGTCCGCACCCGTTCACTGCGTTGCAGCCGTCCGCCGTGCAGGCGTCGTTGTCATCACAGCTGATCGCCACGTGTTTGCAGCCCGTCGTCGGAGCACACGAGTCCGTCGTGCAAACGTCGTTGTCATTACAGTTCGGCGCCGCCCCGCCCACACACACCCCGCCGCTGCAGAGGTCCTTGGTGGTGCAGGCGTTCTTGTCGTCGCAAGCGTTGGTATTGGGCTGCCCCAGGCAGACGCCGGTGTTCGGGTTGCAGGTGTCCGTCGTACACGGGTTGCTGTCGTCGCAGTTCTTCGCGGTTCCCGCTGCACACTTGCCCGCACCGTCGCACTTGTCGCTGAGCGTACAGGCGTTGCTATCGCTGCACCCCGTGTCCTTGAGCAGGTTGATGGTCGTGCACGTCTTCGCCGACGTCATGTCGCAGGTTCGGAGCACACAGCTGTCGCGTCCGTATGGGCACTGATTCGCCAGGGCAACACAGGCTCCAGCGCCATCACAGGCTCCAGCGCAGGTATTCGAGGTGACCAGCGGCCTGCAGGCCGCACCGGCCTTGGCCGCCACCGCGACACATGCCCCGTTCAAACACGAGTTCGCGCAAGGACCGTTGCCCGCTCCCGAGAGCGTGCCGCAGACCGCGCCATCCAGGCTCTTGATGCCAGCCACCGTCAGCGCCACACAAGCCGTGAGGCCATTCGTGTCCGCCATGCACACACCGCCGCACTCGAGCAGCGCTCCCGCGGCGCCGTCCGGATCACAGGGGTGACCAATCGTGAGCGCCGTGCAGAGTCCGGTGAGGGGCTCCGCCGCCTGACCCGTCGCTTCACTCGATTCCGTCGGGCTCGAATCGTCGGCCGCGGAACACGACAAGATCCCGAGAACACTGAGCACACTGACGACGCTGGTTAGCTTGCGCATGACGGCCTCCCGACCTGAAGAATCTCCAAAAGCCCGAGACCCGAAGATACAGAGTCGCGCCCCGGCGGGAAATCACCCCGTCACGATTGCCAGGCGCTCGGCTCTTCCCTAGGGATTGCTCGATGTCTGCCAGCGAGCGGCGCCCCAACCGCCTGATCACCGAGACCAGCCCCTACCTGCTTCAGCACGCCCACAACCCGGTGGACTGGCATCCGTGGGGGCCAGAGGCGCTCGGACGGGCCAAGGCCGAAGACAAACCCATCTTGCTCAGCATTGGCTACGCGGCGTGCCACTGGTGCCACGTGATGGAGCGCGAGAGCTTCGAGAACGACGACATCGCGCAGCGCATGAACGAAGGCTTCGTGTGCATCAAGGTGGACCGCGAGGAGCGACCGGATCTGGACGAGATCTACATGGCGGCGACCGTCGCGATGAGCGGCGGCGGCGGCTGGCCGATGACGGTGTTCCTCAGCCCGGACCAGAGACCTTTCTTTGCTGGCACTTACTTCCCGCCGAGCGATCACCACGGCCGCCCGGGTTTCGGCAGCGTGCTCGAGCGCATTACCGAGCTGTGGGAGAACGAGCGCGAGAGCCTGCTGTTGCAGGCGGACGAGCTCACCGAGCAGGTGATGGCGCAGTCGAAGCTCGCGCGCGCCAGCGCCATCGACGCCGGCGCCATCGAGCGCGCCGTCCAGCAGCTGGAGGCGACCTTCGACCCACGCTGGGGTGGCTTCGGCGGCGCACCGAAATTCCCGCCCTGCTCGCCGCTCGAGCTGTTGCTGCGTCACCAGCATCGAAGCCGCGACGCCCGCTCCCTGGAGATGATCGACACGACCCTCACCGGCATGAAGAACGGCGGCATGTACGATCACCTGGCCGGAGGTTTCTCTCGTTATTCGACCGACGAACGCTGGTTGGCGCCGCACTTCGAGAAGATGCTCTACGACAACGCACAGCTCGCCCGGGTCTACGCCTGGGCGTTTCAGCTGAGGAACGAGCCCGAATACGCCCGCGTCTGCCGCGAGACCCTGGACTACGTCGCCCGAGAAATGCAGGCACCCGACGGGGGGTATTACTCGGCGACGGATGCCGACAGCGAGGGCGAGGAAGGGAAGTTCTTCGTCTGGGCACCCGACGAAATCTCGAAGCTGCTCGGGGAGCCCGACGCCGAACGCTTCTCTGCTTTCTATGACGTCACCCCGGGGGGCAACTGGGAGGGCAAGAACATCCTCAACACGCCCAGGGGCACGGCGGAGGTCGCTCGAGAGCTCGGGATCTCGGAGGACGAGCTGCGCGCTTCGCTCGAGCGCGGCAAGGCCAAGCTGTACGCCGCGCGGCTCGAGCGAGTGCCGCCGCTGCTCGACGACAAGATCCTCTGCGCCTGGAATGGCCTGATGATTGGCGCGATGGCCGAGGGCGCACGTATCTTCGGCGAGGCGCGCTATCGCGAGAGCGCCGAGCGCGCGGCGGCCTTCGTACTCGATCAGCTGATGCGCCCGGATGGCGGTCTCTACCGCACGGCGCGCGGCGGCAAGGCTCACCTCGACGCTTACCTGGAGGACTACGCTTACCTCGGTGACGCGCTCCTCGATCTGTACGAAGCGGCGGGCTCACCCGAACACCTGAAGAACGCCGAACGCCTCGCCGAGCGCATGCTCTCGGACTTCGGCGACAGCGAAGGCGGCGCCTTCTATTTCACCGCGCACACCCACGAGCAGCTCGTCGCACGCACGCGGGAAGGGCACGACGGCGCCGTTCCCAACGCGAACGCCGTGGCGGCACGCCTGCTGGCGCGGCTCAGTGTGCACCTCGATCGGCCGGAGTGGCGCGAGCGCGCGACGGCCGCCCTCACCGCCTACGGCCAGCTGATCGAGCGGTCGCCGCGCTCGTTTGCCACTTCGCTCGGGGTGCTCGACTTCCTGGTCGAGCCGCCGGTCGAGCTGGTGGTCGTGGGTACACCGGAAGCACGCCGCCCCCTCGCCGACGAGCTCGCCCGCCACTACCTGCCCAATCGTGTCATCGCGTGGGTCGATCCGGAGGCCCCTCCGGTGGACGGTTCTCCGCTGACTGTCGGCAAGAGCAGCGCCGACGCGACAGCCAAGCTGTTCGTGTGTCGGGACTACGCCTGCCAGGCCCCGATTGACGAGGCGACGGAGATCGCACGGGCGCTCGGCGCGCAGCACGAGAGTGCGCGAGATGCCCGGCGAGCGCGCGTGGGAACACGCCACCTGAGCGGCCACGCC
This window harbors:
- a CDS encoding DUF255 domain-containing protein — its product is MSASERRPNRLITETSPYLLQHAHNPVDWHPWGPEALGRAKAEDKPILLSIGYAACHWCHVMERESFENDDIAQRMNEGFVCIKVDREERPDLDEIYMAATVAMSGGGGWPMTVFLSPDQRPFFAGTYFPPSDHHGRPGFGSVLERITELWENERESLLLQADELTEQVMAQSKLARASAIDAGAIERAVQQLEATFDPRWGGFGGAPKFPPCSPLELLLRHQHRSRDARSLEMIDTTLTGMKNGGMYDHLAGGFSRYSTDERWLAPHFEKMLYDNAQLARVYAWAFQLRNEPEYARVCRETLDYVAREMQAPDGGYYSATDADSEGEEGKFFVWAPDEISKLLGEPDAERFSAFYDVTPGGNWEGKNILNTPRGTAEVARELGISEDELRASLERGKAKLYAARLERVPPLLDDKILCAWNGLMIGAMAEGARIFGEARYRESAERAAAFVLDQLMRPDGGLYRTARGGKAHLDAYLEDYAYLGDALLDLYEAAGSPEHLKNAERLAERMLSDFGDSEGGAFYFTAHTHEQLVARTREGHDGAVPNANAVAARLLARLSVHLDRPEWRERATAALTAYGQLIERSPRSFATSLGVLDFLVEPPVELVVVGTPEARRPLADELARHYLPNRVIAWVDPEAPPVDGSPLTVGKSSADATAKLFVCRDYACQAPIDEATEIARALGAQHESARDARRARVGTRHLSGHASVEGTRAYADKHADTWGSTGYSELGSTGLSASRLGFGAYRVDAHTAEHAAALEEALETGVNLIDTSTNYTNGESEQLIGEVIAELTRSGKLWRDQLIVVSKIGYVQGKNLELAEERENTARAFPEMVKVGPGLWHCLHPLWLEDQLTRSLDRLGLETLDVCLLHNPEYFFTEAAKRGEGPLSKLREEFYRRLEAAFTHFEQELKRGRLKSYGVSSNTSVGSPDDRDFTDLTSMLAAAKRAGGDEHGFRVLELPFNLLETGAALVEDRPSVLEVAARERIGVLVNRPLNVIAGSGLIRLADAPRLAGASEPEVALKRVADLEQEFKREFAPKLRTGSGNPPPTALFNWAEQLGRLPAAAQTFAEWSQIEREVVLPRTSQVLAALERAMRGEAEKPWREWSARYTEALDQLLSAIRQLAAAHSLDFSLRAHRALEAALPAARRRATLAQKALWVLASTPGVTSVLVGMRRPEYVVDAREVLGWDALEQPLEALRSAAVLGRA